In the genome of Acidobacteriota bacterium, the window TCATCATGACCTCAAACCTGGGTGCACGTGTTATCCAGAAACGCACTTCGCTCGGCTTCCAGGCAAATGCCGCCGCAACCCGCGAGCAGATCGAAGACGAGGTAATGTCGCACGTCAAACAGACATTTGCCCCTGAATTTATCAATCGTCTCGACGAAATCATTCTCTTTGACGAGCTGAACGACGAAGATCTTTTCCAGATCCTCGACCTTCAGATCGGCCGTCTCAACAAGATCGTTGAGAATCGGGAACTGAAGATAATTCTCACCGATGACGCCCGAAAGTGGCTCATCCACAAAACCTGCGGTGACCGCAAATACGGCGCCCGTCCGCTCAAACGAGCCCTGCAAAAATACGTCGAAGACGAACTCTCGGAGGCACTTATCCAGGGCGAAGTCACCAGCGAAAGTACCGTCGAGATCTACGCCGCAACAGACAAACTTGCCTTCCGCGAAGTCCGTGCGAAAAAGGCCGCAAAAGAACTTACACAAAAAGCCTAATTAAAGCGCGGGCATTCGTGCCCGCGCTCAATTCCGTTTTCCCTAATTTCCCTGTATAATTCGAAAGTTTGCTAGTCAGTTCTCGAGGGCAACCTGCGCGTTATCTCGAGAATCAAACTAGGCAAGTAAAATCCGACTTTGATACGCCGTTATTGTTGATTTATCTTATTATTCTGCAAGACTTTAGCGGCTAAATGAAAAGCCTTTCAGGGGCTTTGAAATTCGCATTAATAGGGAAGTTTCCGGTTTATGAACAATCTTCGCGCACTCGGATATGTCGTCTTGGTGTCGGCAATCCTGGCTTTTCCGGCAATTGCCAACACCAAAAGCAGTGCGAAAAAAGACATCGCTCCGGCCGCTGCTAAGTCTCAACAGATCGTCGAAAGCGTCGATATTCAGGGCAACCGCCGTCTTCGTGACGACGATCTGCTCTATTTTACCAAGGTCCGTGCCGGTGACGTTTACGATCCGGCCGCTCTCGAACGCGATCTCCAGGAACTACTCTCGCTGAACTTCTTCGATAAAGTTAAAACGCGTGTTCTCGTCGAAGACGGCATTCGCGGCGGCGTTAACGTGATCTTCGAAGTAGTTGAATTGCCTATCATTCGTGATCTTCAGTTCAAAGGGGCGAAGGCTTTAACGGAGGCTGACATTCTCAAAGAGTTCCGCGAAAAACGCGTCGGCGTTTCTAAGGAAGCCATCTACGATCCTGTAAAAGCTCAGGGAGCTAAAAGGATCCTTCGAGAAATGCTTGCTTCCAAGGGATTTCCGAATGCCAAAGTGGAGCTCGAGGAAGAGGCCGTATCTGCAACCTCGGTCGCTATCACCTTTAACATTGAACAAGGATATCGATCTCGAATTATCGAGATCGACTTTGAGGGAAACCAGAAATTTAAGGATGGCGAACTGAGGGATGCCCTGACGTTGGTAAAGGAAACCGGCTTGATCTCGAGAGTTAAGGGTATGGACATACTCGACCTGCGAAAACTCGAGTATGACCTGCAAAAGAATGTCCGTGCTTACATGTGGTCGAAAGGTTACTTCCAGGCTCGTATCGGAGAACCTGAGGTCGTTGGCCTCGGCTATAAAAGAACCGGATTCCCGCTGTTGAAAGCCTTCCCGCTGCCACTTGTCACTTCAAAAGACGACACCCTCAAGATCAGGATCCCGGTCACGGAGGGCAAGGTTTTCCGCGTCGGTGACCTTAAGGTCGAGGGCAATTCGATCTTCTCCGAGCAACTCATCCTCGCGTATGTCGGACTTAGAAAAGGCGAGATCGCTGATGGAAAAAGACTCCAGGATGCGATTTATGAAGATCTGAAAAAAGCCTATGGCCAGCAAGGCTTTGTTCAATACACGGCAGAATTTGACCCGCAATTCAAAGACAATCCGGCAAAGCCGGATGAAGGTATTGTCGATATCACGATCACCATCGAAGAAGGTAAGCAGTTCACGCTTCGACGTCTGGAGTTCACAGGTAATACGTTTACCCGTGACAAGGTTTTGCGTCGTGAGGTTCTTATAAATGAAGGCGACATCTATAATCAGAATTACCTCGATATCTCGGTCGCCCGCCTCAACCAAACTCAGTATTTTGACCCGATCGACAAGGACCAAGATGTCGAGATCCGCACGGATGAAGAGAAAGGCGACGTCGACCTGATCGTAAAGGTCAAAGAAAAAGGCCGTCAGCAGATCTCGTTCAACGGCGGTTTGTCGGGCATCGGCGGTTCGTTCTTCGGCCTCGAATATTCAACCAACAACCTCGCTGGAACGGGTGAGATACTGTCATTCAATATGGGAGCTGGCAACCGTCAGCAGAGCCTGCAGTTTACGTATCAGCAGCCTTATTTCCGCGATCGTCCAGTCTCAGTTGGTTTCTCGGTATTCGCGAGCCGCTATAAGTTCTTTGGCGAAGGCACATACCTGACACAGAACCAGGACATCTTGAATGATCTCTACAATCCGTATGGAACTGTCACTACGGACGAGAGCAACCTCTTTACCCAAACAACGTATGGCGCAAATGTGTTTGCTACTGCACCGTTGTCGGAGTTGTTCTTTAAGAAACGACGCTTTACGCAGTTCTCACGAGTTGGCCTGACTTATCAGTTGTCAGCGACAAGCATTGCCGATCCTGAAGTCAATGCGAGTGCTGATCCGGCGGCTACCATTCCGGTCATCTATCGCCAGCCGAATATCATCACGAGCCGCATAACTGGAACGTTTGCGTACGACACGCGCCAGCCAGCAGCCAACGGTATTGACACGCTTAACGGTAAATCGCTCTCGATCACGGCCGCCTTCGCTGGGCTCGGCGGTGACGTCAGAACGTACCAGCCGAATATTACCTATTCGCAGTTTATTCCGGTCAGAAATAAACGGTCCAAGAATCCGCACATCCTTGCCTTCAGAATTCAGGCCGGAACTATCGGAACCTGGTCCATCACGGACAAGATACGAAATGCTAACTCGATCTCGTTCGTCGGCGGCGTCCCGGCATATGAGCGTTATTACTTAGGAAGTGAGAATGATATTCGCGGTTACAATTCGCGTTCTATCGGGCCCGTCGCCCCGTTTGATACTTACGTAACGAGCCGGAATGTTGTACTTACGACAAACTCCTCGGGAACTCATGATACAAACACCGGCTTGCCGACCCGAGACGTTAACGAGCTCATCACACTGGGACAGGTAACAGGAATCAGCGGTGCGAATCCGGCCTTGTTCTCGAAAAATTACCGCTTCATCGGTGGTGACACGCAGCTTTTGACCAACGTCGAATATCGTTTGCCGATCTTCGGGCCAGCCACGCTCGCGTTTTTTGCCGACGTTGGCTCAGTTTTTAATTTACGAAAATCAGGCTCGCAGGGCATCAACAGCGAATTTCTGCCGGACGAGACTTTCCTTGGTGCCGGGCGTCTAACCGCTCTCGGCCTGATCAATACGCCGGTATTGGAAAGCAGCTTCGGCAGTATCCTTTACTATCGTGGGCGCGTAATGACCAAGACGGATTACATTAACGAGTTTTGCCGCGGAAACCGGTTCGGATGCCCAACGAGTCTTTCGCCGCAGGTTCAGCAGCTATTCCTTCGCGGCGACGTGCAGCAGAATTCACTGCTCGACGTCGATAATGCTAAGTTCAATAAATTGAAAGATTTCAAGGCGAGCCTCGGTGTCGAATTTCGCATCCAGGTACCGATCGTTAACGTTCCGTTCCGCCTGATATACTATTACAATCCGAACGCGAATCTCGGTTTCACCGAAGAACTGCCAGGTATATTCTTGCCGGGCAAACGGAGTGGATTCAGATTTACTGTCGGACGGACATTCTAGGTTATGGTTCTGCCCCAAGGCGGAGCACCGGTCAAATTGATTTTAACAACGGTTTTCGATAACATTGCTATTCTTTTTTAGAAACCGTAAGCAACAGTTTTCGTAAAATAGGTTTCAAAGAAATATGAAGATTAGAGGGGCGATTAGGTCTTTCTGTCAGATTAAGGAGTTTCACAAGATAATGAAAAGATTTACTACGTTTGCCCTCAGCTTTGTTTTCGCAGCGGTGTTTGCCGTTTCTGCATTTGCTCAGGCTGGTGCTCAGCCTGCAATGACCAAGATCGGATGGCTCGACACTGGTGCATTTGCCGATCCAAAAGAGGGCGTCACCAAATACAATACCGCCCTCACGGCGCTTGATAATGAAATGAAGCCCCGCGTTACCGAACTGCAGAGTATTCAGACCAAGGTTCAGACGATCGCCAAGGACCTCGAAGCTCTCCAGAAGCCGGGCGTACCGGTCGACCAGAAGGCAATTCTGGCAAAACAGGATGAGGGACAGCGTCTGCAGCGTGAGTTCGAGTTCAAGAAGAAGGAATACGACGCAGCAGTTGAAAAACGTAGCGGCGAAGTACTAGGCCCCGTTTCCGCTGACATCAGCAAAGCGATCCAGGATTTTGCGAAGGCCAAAGGCTACGCCGTCGTTCTCGACATCGCTGCTCTGGCGAGTGCAAATGCGATCCTTGCTCTTGATCCGGGTGCGAACATCACTAAGGAATTTATCACTTATTACAACGCTCGCCCGGCAGGAACCGCCACGGCCGTT includes:
- the bamA gene encoding outer membrane protein assembly factor BamA, yielding MNNLRALGYVVLVSAILAFPAIANTKSSAKKDIAPAAAKSQQIVESVDIQGNRRLRDDDLLYFTKVRAGDVYDPAALERDLQELLSLNFFDKVKTRVLVEDGIRGGVNVIFEVVELPIIRDLQFKGAKALTEADILKEFREKRVGVSKEAIYDPVKAQGAKRILREMLASKGFPNAKVELEEEAVSATSVAITFNIEQGYRSRIIEIDFEGNQKFKDGELRDALTLVKETGLISRVKGMDILDLRKLEYDLQKNVRAYMWSKGYFQARIGEPEVVGLGYKRTGFPLLKAFPLPLVTSKDDTLKIRIPVTEGKVFRVGDLKVEGNSIFSEQLILAYVGLRKGEIADGKRLQDAIYEDLKKAYGQQGFVQYTAEFDPQFKDNPAKPDEGIVDITITIEEGKQFTLRRLEFTGNTFTRDKVLRREVLINEGDIYNQNYLDISVARLNQTQYFDPIDKDQDVEIRTDEEKGDVDLIVKVKEKGRQQISFNGGLSGIGGSFFGLEYSTNNLAGTGEILSFNMGAGNRQQSLQFTYQQPYFRDRPVSVGFSVFASRYKFFGEGTYLTQNQDILNDLYNPYGTVTTDESNLFTQTTYGANVFATAPLSELFFKKRRFTQFSRVGLTYQLSATSIADPEVNASADPAATIPVIYRQPNIITSRITGTFAYDTRQPAANGIDTLNGKSLSITAAFAGLGGDVRTYQPNITYSQFIPVRNKRSKNPHILAFRIQAGTIGTWSITDKIRNANSISFVGGVPAYERYYLGSENDIRGYNSRSIGPVAPFDTYVTSRNVVLTTNSSGTHDTNTGLPTRDVNELITLGQVTGISGANPALFSKNYRFIGGDTQLLTNVEYRLPIFGPATLAFFADVGSVFNLRKSGSQGINSEFLPDETFLGAGRLTALGLINTPVLESSFGSILYYRGRVMTKTDYINEFCRGNRFGCPTSLSPQVQQLFLRGDVQQNSLLDVDNAKFNKLKDFKASLGVEFRIQVPIVNVPFRLIYYYNPNANLGFTEELPGIFLPGKRSGFRFTVGRTF
- a CDS encoding OmpH family outer membrane protein yields the protein MKRFTTFALSFVFAAVFAVSAFAQAGAQPAMTKIGWLDTGAFADPKEGVTKYNTALTALDNEMKPRVTELQSIQTKVQTIAKDLEALQKPGVPVDQKAILAKQDEGQRLQREFEFKKKEYDAAVEKRSGEVLGPVSADISKAIQDFAKAKGYAVVLDIAALASANAILALDPGANITKEFITYYNARPAGTATAVAPK